A region of Micromonospora chokoriensis DNA encodes the following proteins:
- a CDS encoding SDR family oxidoreductase codes for MTHTVVVTGASAGVGRAVAHAYAARGARLALLARGEAGLAAAERECRLRGATDVRAYRVDVADAGAVQQAADDVVHRWGGIDLWINNAMVSVFAPAWEIPAREFRRVTEVTYLGTVHGTLAALRHMRAHGRGTIVQVGSALAYRGIPLQSAYCASKHAVQGFNDSLRAELLHDCPGVRLSMVQLPAVNTPQFSWVRTRLPRHPQPVPPIFTPELAARAIVWAADRGTRELNVGGPTWQARLADILFPGLLDRKLARDGYDSQQTGEEIDRATWQDNLDHPGDQGTDRGAAGIFSDRAHDRSAALWVGTHKPALTGVALTVAALTLAAVARRRR; via the coding sequence GTGACGCACACCGTGGTGGTGACCGGCGCGAGCGCCGGCGTCGGTCGGGCCGTCGCGCACGCGTACGCGGCCCGGGGTGCCCGGCTGGCGTTGCTGGCCCGGGGCGAGGCCGGCCTCGCCGCCGCCGAACGGGAGTGCCGGCTGCGCGGCGCGACCGACGTACGCGCCTACCGGGTCGACGTGGCCGACGCGGGAGCGGTGCAGCAGGCCGCCGACGACGTGGTGCACCGGTGGGGCGGCATCGATCTGTGGATCAACAACGCCATGGTGTCGGTGTTCGCGCCCGCCTGGGAGATCCCCGCGCGCGAGTTCCGTCGGGTCACCGAGGTCACCTACCTGGGCACCGTGCACGGCACCCTGGCGGCGCTGCGTCACATGCGGGCCCACGGGCGGGGCACGATCGTGCAGGTGGGCTCCGCGTTGGCCTACCGGGGGATCCCCCTGCAGTCGGCGTACTGCGCGAGCAAGCACGCGGTGCAGGGCTTCAACGACTCGCTGCGGGCCGAACTGCTGCACGACTGCCCGGGGGTGAGGCTGTCGATGGTGCAGCTGCCCGCCGTCAACACGCCGCAGTTCTCCTGGGTCCGTACCCGCCTGCCCCGGCATCCGCAGCCCGTACCGCCGATCTTCACGCCGGAGTTGGCCGCGCGGGCCATCGTCTGGGCCGCCGACCGGGGCACCCGGGAGCTGAACGTGGGCGGCCCGACGTGGCAGGCCCGGCTGGCCGACATCCTGTTCCCCGGGCTACTCGACCGGAAGCTGGCCCGCGACGGCTACGACAGCCAGCAGACCGGCGAGGAGATCGACAGGGCCACCTGGCAGGACAATCTCGACCATCCGGGCGACCAGGGCACGGACCGGGGCGCGGCGGGCATCTTCTCCGACCGGGCACACGACCGGTCGGCGGCGCTCTGGGTCGGCACCCACAAGCCGGCGCTGACCGGTGTCGCACTCACCGTCGCGGCTCTGACCCTCGCCGCCGTCGCCCGACGCCGGCGCTGA
- a CDS encoding polyprenol monophosphomannose synthase: MIEPVQLPSPWRDVRLTVVVPTYNEAGNLPTLVGRLLALPLPGLRILVADDNSPDGTGDVADKLAIEHPERIEVVHRAGKEGLGRAYVDGMGRALEGGAEYVAQMDADLSHPPEALPGMLGALLSTQASVVIGSRYVPGGELDENWPLYRRALSGWANLYVHTLLRVRIRDLTAGFKIWRADALRDIDLNRVQSNGYSFQVEMHYLATKLGHTILEVPIRFEERQEGASKMTTATKVESALMPFRLRSKHRNITN; this comes from the coding sequence ATGATCGAGCCTGTGCAGCTGCCGTCGCCGTGGCGGGACGTACGCCTGACCGTCGTCGTGCCCACCTACAACGAGGCGGGAAACCTGCCCACACTTGTGGGGCGGCTACTCGCACTGCCGCTGCCCGGCCTGCGCATCCTCGTCGCCGACGACAACTCTCCCGACGGCACCGGTGACGTGGCCGACAAGCTGGCCATCGAGCACCCGGAGCGGATCGAGGTCGTCCACCGCGCCGGCAAGGAGGGCCTCGGCCGGGCGTACGTCGACGGGATGGGACGGGCGCTGGAGGGCGGCGCCGAGTACGTGGCGCAGATGGACGCGGACCTGTCGCACCCGCCGGAGGCGCTGCCGGGCATGCTGGGAGCGCTGCTCTCCACCCAGGCCAGCGTGGTGATCGGTTCCCGCTACGTGCCGGGCGGCGAGCTGGACGAGAACTGGCCGCTGTACCGCCGGGCCCTCAGCGGCTGGGCGAACCTCTACGTGCACACCCTCCTGCGGGTGCGCATCCGGGACCTCACCGCCGGCTTCAAGATCTGGCGGGCCGACGCCCTGCGGGACATCGACCTCAACCGGGTGCAGTCCAACGGCTACAGCTTCCAGGTGGAGATGCACTACCTCGCGACCAAGCTGGGGCACACCATCCTGGAGGTGCCGATCCGCTTCGAGGAGCGCCAGGAGGGCGCGTCCAAGATGACCACCGCGACCAAGGTGGAGAGCGCCCTGATGCCCTTCCGCCTGCGCAGCAAGCACCGCAACATCACCAACTAA
- a CDS encoding phytoene desaturase family protein gives MTTTAAQSADAVVVGAGHNGLVAANLLADAGWEVVVLEATSAPGGAVRSAEVTAPGYLSDLYSSFYPLGYASPVLAGLDLGRHGLSWRHAPDVLAHLLPDGRAAVINRDLDVTAASLEQFAPGDGKRWLNAYTDWLDVAEPMLDAITSPFPPVRGGLGLLRRLRVAGALRLARRLVVPVRKLGDELFDGAGGPALLAGCALHTDLSPEEAGSGVYGWLLAMLGQQIGWPVPEGGAQQITNALVTRLQERGGVILYGAHVDRVLTARGRAMGVRTVGGALWRARRAVLADVPAPALYLDLVGAAALPSRLVEDLAHFRWDGSTLKVDWALSAPMPWSNRELAGAGTVHLGADLNGLTRYAGELARGELPQDPFLLLGQMSVADPSHSPPGTESLWSYTHLPFRRDWRAEDVAGHVQRMEDVLEAAAPGFRQLVVGRHVAGPADLEKGNPSLVGGTLGGGTAAAYQQLFLRPIPGLGRADTPVDRLFLASASAHPGGGVHGAPGANAARAALARDRALTGRAYAAAIATAHRAVYPD, from the coding sequence ATGACCACCACCGCCGCACAGAGCGCGGACGCCGTCGTCGTCGGGGCCGGCCACAACGGCCTGGTGGCGGCCAACCTGCTGGCCGACGCCGGTTGGGAGGTCGTGGTGCTGGAGGCCACCTCCGCGCCCGGTGGCGCGGTCCGCTCCGCCGAGGTCACCGCGCCCGGCTACCTGAGCGACCTCTACAGCTCGTTCTACCCCCTGGGGTACGCGTCACCGGTGCTGGCCGGCCTTGACCTGGGTCGGCACGGGCTGTCCTGGCGGCACGCCCCGGACGTGTTGGCGCACCTGCTGCCGGACGGACGGGCCGCGGTGATCAACCGGGACCTGGACGTCACGGCGGCCTCGCTGGAGCAGTTCGCCCCCGGTGACGGCAAGCGCTGGCTCAACGCGTACACCGACTGGCTCGACGTGGCCGAGCCGATGCTGGACGCGATCACCTCGCCGTTCCCGCCGGTCCGGGGCGGGTTGGGTCTGCTGCGTCGGCTGCGCGTCGCCGGCGCGCTGCGACTGGCCCGGCGCCTGGTGGTGCCGGTGCGCAAGCTCGGCGACGAACTCTTCGACGGTGCCGGCGGGCCGGCCCTGCTGGCCGGCTGCGCCCTGCACACCGACCTGTCCCCGGAGGAGGCCGGCTCCGGGGTGTACGGCTGGTTGCTGGCCATGCTCGGCCAGCAGATCGGTTGGCCGGTGCCCGAAGGCGGCGCGCAGCAGATCACCAACGCGCTGGTAACGCGGTTGCAGGAGCGCGGCGGGGTGATCCTCTACGGTGCCCACGTCGACCGGGTGCTCACCGCGCGCGGCCGGGCCATGGGGGTCCGCACCGTCGGCGGCGCGCTGTGGCGGGCCCGCCGGGCCGTGCTCGCCGACGTGCCGGCGCCGGCGCTCTACCTCGACCTGGTCGGTGCGGCAGCGCTGCCGTCACGGCTGGTGGAGGACCTGGCGCACTTCCGCTGGGACGGTTCCACGCTGAAGGTGGACTGGGCGCTGTCCGCGCCGATGCCCTGGAGCAACCGGGAGTTGGCCGGCGCCGGCACCGTGCACCTGGGCGCGGACCTGAACGGGTTGACCCGGTACGCGGGCGAGCTGGCCCGAGGCGAACTGCCCCAGGACCCGTTCCTGCTGCTCGGGCAGATGTCCGTCGCCGACCCGAGCCACTCCCCGCCGGGCACCGAGTCGCTCTGGTCGTACACCCACCTGCCGTTCCGTCGGGACTGGCGGGCCGAGGACGTCGCCGGTCACGTGCAGCGCATGGAGGACGTGTTGGAGGCGGCGGCACCGGGTTTCCGGCAGCTCGTCGTCGGCCGGCACGTGGCGGGCCCGGCCGACCTGGAGAAGGGCAACCCGAGCCTGGTGGGCGGCACCCTCGGCGGTGGCACCGCCGCCGCGTACCAACAGCTGTTCCTGCGCCCGATCCCCGGCCTGGGCCGGGCGGACACCCCGGTGGACCGGCTCTTCCTGGCCAGTGCGTCGGCGCACCCCGGCGGCGGGGTGCACGGCGCGCCCGGCGCGAACGCGGCCCGCGCGGCGCTGGCCCGCGACCGTGCCCTGACCGGCCGGGCCTACGCCGCAGCCATCGCCACGGCCCACCGAGCGGTTTACCCCGACTAA
- a CDS encoding aldehyde dehydrogenase family protein, which yields MYTVAQLVGGVWGAGGDGGELVVCDPADGTPVSTVPVATADEVGKAAQAARNATAQWAATAPAERAAALHRAADAVAAATEELAEAVTAEMGKPLADARGGVEAGIGTLRQYAELAPLRGGRTLNGGADALDFLTPQPRGVVAAITPWNDPVAVSCGLLGAALVTGNVVLYKPSERTPATGWLLARALDGALPAGVLSLLTGGPEVGAALAAQDVDVVAHVGSTATGRAIAAAAARTGAKVLLENGGSDPLIVDAGVDPEWAAGQAALGAFANAGQICVAVERIYVHREVAGDFVAALTRHAEALRVGPGRDPGTELGPLVDRRHRDHVHGQVTAAVAAGARVRAGGDVPDGPGAFYPATVVTDCRHDMPLVREETFGPVAPVVVVDSFDEALRCAADSPYGLAATVLTTSMSHAQQAWRELPVGTVKVNAVFGGAPGGAAHPRRASGQGFGYGPELLDEFTATKAVHIEAPGGGVW from the coding sequence ATGTACACGGTTGCGCAGCTGGTGGGCGGGGTGTGGGGCGCGGGCGGCGACGGCGGTGAACTGGTGGTGTGTGATCCGGCGGACGGCACGCCGGTCAGCACGGTGCCGGTGGCCACCGCCGACGAGGTCGGCAAGGCGGCCCAGGCGGCACGGAACGCGACGGCGCAGTGGGCGGCGACCGCGCCGGCCGAACGGGCGGCGGCGCTGCACCGGGCCGCGGACGCGGTGGCGGCGGCCACCGAGGAGCTGGCTGAGGCGGTCACGGCGGAGATGGGCAAGCCGTTGGCGGACGCCCGCGGTGGCGTCGAGGCGGGCATCGGCACCCTGCGACAGTACGCGGAGCTCGCCCCGCTGCGGGGCGGGCGGACCCTCAACGGTGGAGCCGACGCGCTGGACTTCCTCACCCCGCAGCCGCGCGGGGTGGTCGCCGCGATCACCCCGTGGAACGACCCGGTGGCGGTCTCCTGCGGCCTGCTCGGCGCGGCCCTGGTGACCGGCAACGTGGTGCTCTACAAGCCGAGCGAACGGACACCGGCGACGGGTTGGCTGCTGGCCCGGGCGCTGGACGGGGCACTGCCGGCCGGTGTCCTGTCCCTGCTCACCGGCGGCCCGGAGGTCGGTGCGGCGCTGGCCGCGCAGGACGTCGACGTGGTGGCGCACGTGGGGTCGACAGCGACCGGTCGGGCGATCGCCGCCGCCGCGGCCCGTACCGGCGCGAAGGTGCTCCTGGAGAACGGGGGCAGTGATCCGTTGATCGTCGACGCGGGCGTCGACCCGGAGTGGGCGGCCGGTCAGGCCGCGCTTGGCGCGTTCGCCAACGCCGGGCAGATCTGTGTGGCGGTGGAACGGATCTACGTGCACCGGGAGGTGGCCGGGGACTTCGTGGCCGCCCTGACCCGGCACGCCGAGGCGCTGCGGGTCGGGCCGGGCCGGGACCCGGGCACCGAGCTGGGTCCGCTGGTCGACCGGCGGCACCGCGACCACGTGCACGGGCAGGTGACGGCGGCGGTGGCGGCCGGCGCACGGGTGCGGGCCGGAGGCGACGTGCCGGACGGGCCGGGGGCGTTCTACCCGGCCACCGTGGTCACGGACTGCCGGCACGACATGCCGCTGGTGCGGGAGGAGACGTTCGGACCGGTCGCGCCCGTGGTGGTCGTCGACTCGTTCGACGAGGCGCTGCGCTGCGCCGCGGACTCCCCGTACGGGCTGGCCGCCACCGTGTTGACCACGTCGATGAGCCACGCGCAGCAGGCCTGGCGGGAGCTGCCCGTGGGCACCGTGAAGGTCAACGCGGTGTTCGGGGGAGCTCCGGGTGGCGCCGCGCACCCGCGTCGCGCCAGCGGGCAGGGCTTCGGGTACGGCCCGGAACTGCTGGACGAGTTCACCGCCACCAAGGCGGTGCACATCGAGGCGCCGGGCGGAGGCGTTTGGTGA
- a CDS encoding ChaB family protein — protein sequence MPGREDLPSTLRRSSDKAQRTWEKTHDSAVETYGEGERSHRTAFAAVKHQFEKVGDHWEPKGRKGPSDRQAAGGGPERRAPTAGGVDANATKDHLMSVARELDVPGRSSMNKPDLVKAIQKANDRATRKARGD from the coding sequence ATGCCCGGGCGCGAAGACCTGCCCAGCACGCTGCGACGCTCCTCGGACAAGGCGCAGCGCACCTGGGAGAAGACCCACGACTCGGCGGTCGAGACCTACGGCGAGGGGGAGCGGTCGCACCGGACCGCGTTCGCCGCGGTGAAGCACCAGTTCGAGAAGGTGGGCGACCACTGGGAGCCGAAGGGCCGCAAGGGTCCGAGCGACCGGCAGGCCGCCGGTGGCGGGCCGGAGCGGCGCGCACCCACCGCCGGTGGGGTGGACGCCAACGCGACCAAGGACCACCTGATGTCGGTGGCCCGCGAACTGGACGTCCCCGGACGGTCCAGCATGAACAAGCCGGACCTGGTCAAGGCCATCCAGAAGGCCAACGACCGGGCCACCCGCAAGGCTCGCGGGGACTGA
- a CDS encoding YihY/virulence factor BrkB family protein, with protein MTTLEPGTTLDGARHPRIPRRMRQLSWRTWRGVLVRSVQNFVNDNCSDWAAALTYYGVLALFPSAIVVVALVGLVSSGEQTVDTVVDLANQVGAGSVLADREGSVVGVIRSVVVDQSNPRLLLSFGLLGALWSASGFIGAFTRASNAVYGVDEGRPVWKLRPLQIGLAAITLVLLAVVALALIVSGPVTDAVGDLINAGGLARTVWSVAKWPVLAMIMMVLLSLLFWIAPNVRQPRFRWLTPGGAVALVAWAAVSFGFGLYVANFGSYNTTYGSLGAAIAFLVWLYLSNSALMLGVQINAEVQRGRRLQAGDQDPEDPVLPPRRPADD; from the coding sequence ATGACGACCTTGGAGCCCGGTACGACGCTCGACGGTGCGCGGCACCCCCGGATACCTCGCCGGATGCGGCAGTTGAGCTGGCGGACCTGGCGTGGGGTGCTGGTCCGTAGCGTGCAGAACTTCGTCAACGACAACTGCTCGGACTGGGCCGCCGCGCTGACCTACTACGGGGTCCTCGCGCTCTTTCCGTCGGCCATCGTGGTGGTGGCCCTGGTCGGCCTGGTCTCCTCCGGCGAGCAGACCGTCGACACCGTGGTCGACCTGGCCAACCAGGTCGGCGCCGGTTCGGTGCTGGCCGACAGGGAGGGCAGCGTGGTCGGGGTGATCCGGTCGGTGGTGGTCGACCAGAGCAACCCCCGGCTGCTGCTGAGTTTCGGCCTGCTGGGCGCGCTGTGGTCCGCGTCGGGTTTCATCGGCGCGTTCACCCGGGCCTCCAACGCCGTGTACGGGGTGGACGAGGGCCGCCCGGTCTGGAAGCTGCGCCCGTTGCAGATCGGCCTGGCCGCGATCACGTTGGTGCTGCTCGCGGTGGTCGCCCTCGCGTTGATCGTCAGTGGCCCGGTCACCGACGCGGTTGGCGATCTGATCAATGCCGGCGGGCTGGCCCGCACGGTGTGGAGCGTGGCCAAGTGGCCCGTGCTCGCCATGATCATGATGGTGTTGTTGTCCCTGCTGTTCTGGATCGCGCCGAACGTGCGCCAGCCCCGGTTCCGCTGGCTCACCCCGGGCGGCGCGGTGGCCCTGGTCGCCTGGGCGGCGGTCTCCTTCGGCTTCGGCCTCTACGTGGCCAACTTCGGCTCGTACAACACCACCTACGGCAGCCTGGGCGCGGCCATCGCCTTCCTGGTCTGGCTCTACCTGAGCAACTCCGCGTTGATGCTGGGCGTGCAGATCAACGCCGAGGTGCAGCGCGGGCGACGGTTGCAGGCCGGCGACCAGGACCCGGAGGACCCGGTCCTGCCACCACGCAGGCCGGCCGACGACTGA
- a CDS encoding DUF2795 domain-containing protein gives MERGNSKHGPRIDEQMSQEVSGLVQGPGTGGSRVDESRVPEPAGEDQPETTTAPAGDLRTGTPQGMSSADVEQRSRLGRFISMSALPGDRLVLIASARENEAPDDIVAALERLPEGTVYQTVSEVWAALGNKNETTRW, from the coding sequence ATGGAGCGTGGCAACAGCAAGCACGGACCGAGGATCGACGAACAGATGAGCCAGGAGGTCAGCGGCCTCGTGCAGGGGCCGGGGACCGGCGGCTCTCGGGTCGACGAGTCGCGGGTGCCGGAACCGGCTGGCGAGGACCAGCCGGAGACGACCACCGCCCCGGCCGGCGACCTGCGCACCGGCACCCCACAGGGCATGAGTTCGGCGGACGTCGAGCAGCGCAGCCGGCTCGGTCGGTTCATCTCGATGAGCGCCCTGCCGGGCGACCGCCTGGTCCTCATCGCCAGCGCCCGCGAGAACGAGGCGCCCGACGACATCGTGGCGGCACTGGAACGACTGCCCGAGGGCACCGTCTACCAGACCGTCTCCGAGGTGTGGGCCGCGCTCGGCAACAAGAACGAGACAACTCGCTGGTGA
- a CDS encoding SRPBCC family protein produces the protein MSGVTEHVDVSVPVRTAYDQWTQFEEFPEFMEGVQEVRQLSDTMTHWKVDIAGVKREFDAEITEQLPDERVAWRSTDGTQQAGVVTFHRLDADKTRVTLQLEFEPHGVVEQAGDKLGIVDRRAKGDLERFKTYIERRGQETGAWRGSVDRPQP, from the coding sequence ATGAGTGGCGTAACCGAACATGTCGACGTTTCCGTGCCCGTACGCACCGCGTACGACCAGTGGACGCAGTTCGAGGAGTTCCCCGAGTTCATGGAGGGTGTGCAGGAGGTCCGGCAGCTCTCCGACACGATGACCCACTGGAAGGTGGACATCGCCGGGGTGAAGCGCGAGTTCGACGCCGAGATCACCGAACAGCTCCCGGACGAGCGCGTCGCGTGGCGCTCGACCGACGGCACGCAGCAGGCCGGCGTGGTGACCTTCCACCGGCTCGACGCGGACAAGACCCGGGTGACCCTGCAACTCGAGTTCGAGCCGCACGGGGTGGTCGAGCAGGCCGGCGACAAGCTCGGCATCGTCGACCGACGCGCCAAGGGCGACCTGGAGCGCTTCAAGACGTACATCGAGCGGCGCGGTCAGGAGACCGGCGCCTGGCGCGGGTCGGTGGACCGCCCGCAGCCGTGA
- a CDS encoding MFS transporter, with protein sequence MSTPSPRPRASLLLLAYLGFVSLGLPDGLLGVGWPSIRGDFDVPTEAVGWVLTAGTVGYLTSSVLAGFTLARVGVGALLAGSTLLASLALTGYSVSPVLAVLVGCALLLGLGSGAVDSGLNAYAAGAFGPRHMNWLHAFFGLGVAIGPLIMTGVLSAGLAWRWGYGIVAAAQLVLAVAFALTVRSWQRGVPVATALDATATEAAGTAPAPSAVVRVPVRETLRLPAVWSGTLAFALYVAIEVSTGLWAFLLLTEGRGLSAAVAGGCVSAYWGSLFVGRIVQGVVAERLGSSLVLRASLAGMAVGAALIAIPGPAALAVLGLVVVGFAAAPVFPLLTLTTADRVGPAHTDRAIGLQIGASGIGAALVPAALGVLIGNTSVEVLGSALVVLALGLIALYEWGARRPSAGPPAAVVLPAQPDGDQTSGPVRPVVDGR encoded by the coding sequence GTGTCCACCCCGTCACCACGCCCCCGCGCTTCGCTGCTCCTGCTGGCCTACCTCGGGTTCGTCAGCCTCGGTCTACCGGACGGCCTGCTCGGCGTGGGCTGGCCCTCGATCCGGGGCGACTTCGACGTACCGACCGAGGCGGTCGGTTGGGTGCTCACCGCCGGCACCGTCGGCTATCTCACCTCCAGCGTGCTGGCCGGGTTCACGCTGGCCCGGGTGGGCGTGGGCGCCCTGCTCGCCGGGAGCACCCTGCTGGCCAGCCTGGCGCTGACCGGCTATTCGGTGAGCCCCGTGCTGGCCGTGCTGGTGGGCTGTGCGCTGCTGCTCGGGCTCGGGTCGGGCGCTGTCGACTCCGGGCTCAACGCGTACGCGGCCGGGGCCTTCGGGCCGCGGCACATGAACTGGCTGCACGCCTTCTTCGGCCTGGGGGTGGCGATCGGCCCGCTGATCATGACCGGTGTGCTCAGCGCCGGGTTGGCGTGGCGCTGGGGGTACGGCATCGTGGCCGCCGCCCAGCTCGTCCTCGCCGTCGCGTTCGCGCTGACCGTGCGGTCCTGGCAACGCGGAGTTCCGGTCGCCACCGCGCTCGACGCCACCGCGACGGAAGCCGCCGGGACCGCGCCCGCCCCGTCGGCGGTCGTCCGGGTGCCGGTCCGGGAGACGCTGCGGCTGCCGGCGGTCTGGTCCGGGACGCTCGCCTTCGCGCTGTACGTGGCCATCGAGGTGTCCACCGGTCTCTGGGCGTTCCTCCTGCTGACCGAGGGGCGCGGTCTGAGCGCCGCGGTGGCCGGCGGCTGTGTCTCCGCGTACTGGGGCAGCCTCTTCGTCGGTCGGATCGTGCAGGGTGTGGTGGCCGAGCGGCTGGGTTCGAGCCTGGTGCTGCGGGCCAGCCTGGCCGGAATGGCAGTGGGGGCCGCGCTGATCGCGATCCCCGGGCCGGCGGCGCTGGCGGTGCTGGGTCTGGTCGTCGTCGGTTTCGCCGCCGCGCCGGTGTTCCCGCTGCTCACCCTCACCACCGCCGACCGGGTCGGCCCGGCGCACACGGACCGGGCCATCGGGCTGCAGATCGGCGCGTCCGGCATCGGCGCGGCGCTCGTCCCCGCCGCGCTGGGCGTGCTGATCGGCAACACGTCCGTGGAGGTGCTGGGATCGGCCCTGGTGGTGCTCGCGCTGGGGCTGATCGCGCTCTACGAGTGGGGTGCGCGTCGGCCGTCCGCGGGTCCGCCCGCTGCGGTGGTGCTGCCCGCCCAGCCCGACGGCGATCAGACGTCCGGGCCGGTCCGTCCGGTGGTGGACGGGCGGTAG
- a CDS encoding DUF6401 family natural product biosynthesis protein, with product MRVPFTRVASRTAVDSARSTLAALTVSVGTVGLAAAAARPGLLALVDQHAAAVRDSLDGDRQPLSPAMLAGYAEGVRAAALEHGWAPPDGPVDWSQPEWLLTRLLAVCALARSLDRA from the coding sequence ATGCGTGTGCCGTTCACCCGGGTCGCCTCCCGTACCGCCGTCGACTCGGCGCGGTCCACCCTGGCCGCCCTCACCGTCTCCGTGGGCACCGTCGGCCTCGCCGCGGCCGCCGCGCGACCAGGGCTGCTCGCCCTCGTCGACCAGCACGCGGCCGCCGTACGGGACAGCCTCGACGGGGACCGCCAACCGCTGAGCCCGGCGATGCTCGCCGGCTACGCCGAGGGGGTCCGCGCGGCCGCCCTGGAGCACGGGTGGGCACCCCCGGACGGGCCGGTGGACTGGAGTCAGCCGGAGTGGCTGCTCACCCGACTGCTCGCGGTCTGCGCGCTGGCCCGCTCGCTCGACCGGGCCTGA
- a CDS encoding mechanosensitive ion channel family protein yields MLKTLAVRQADIGDAIADTWRSVLLFIPKAVAFIVILVVGWLIARAVLKIVDTVLERVRFDQAVERGGIKRALERTKYDASDILARLAYYAVLLFTLQFAFGVWGPNAISDLISGVVAWLPRAFIAIVIVVVAAAIANAVRDLVTGALGGLSYGKVLADLTAIFIIALGVIAALNQVGIATTVTTPVLIAVLATVAGILIVGVGGGLVKPMQNRWDGWLRRAAEEARAVQQQRSATTAGRSDVERQMADRGGDRTQAMPRVDEAQQYRS; encoded by the coding sequence ATGCTGAAAACCCTCGCGGTCCGGCAGGCCGACATCGGCGATGCCATCGCCGACACCTGGAGGTCAGTGCTGCTCTTCATCCCGAAGGCAGTGGCCTTCATCGTCATCCTCGTGGTCGGCTGGCTCATCGCCAGAGCCGTCCTCAAGATCGTGGATACGGTGCTGGAACGGGTGCGCTTCGACCAGGCGGTCGAACGCGGCGGGATCAAACGGGCCCTGGAGAGAACGAAGTACGACGCCAGCGACATCCTGGCCAGACTCGCGTACTACGCCGTACTGCTGTTCACGCTCCAGTTCGCCTTCGGAGTCTGGGGACCCAACGCGATCAGTGACCTGATCAGCGGCGTGGTGGCCTGGCTGCCGCGTGCGTTCATCGCGATCGTCATCGTGGTGGTGGCGGCCGCGATCGCCAACGCCGTCCGGGATCTGGTCACCGGCGCGCTGGGAGGGCTCTCGTACGGCAAGGTGCTGGCCGACCTGACGGCGATCTTCATCATCGCTCTCGGTGTGATCGCCGCGCTGAACCAGGTGGGCATCGCCACCACGGTGACGACCCCGGTGCTGATCGCGGTGCTCGCCACGGTCGCCGGCATCCTGATCGTCGGTGTCGGTGGTGGTCTGGTCAAGCCGATGCAGAACCGGTGGGACGGTTGGCTGCGTCGGGCGGCCGAGGAGGCACGGGCGGTGCAGCAGCAGCGTTCGGCGACGACGGCCGGGCGCAGCGACGTGGAGCGGCAGATGGCCGACCGCGGCGGGGACCGCACCCAGGCCATGCCTCGGGTGGACGAAGCCCAGCAGTACCGCTCATAG